A single window of Diaphorobacter sp. HDW4A DNA harbors:
- a CDS encoding Crp/Fnr family transcriptional regulator yields MTFINNGSTPSELIPLIATLPALGGLDPAVLESLAQGAQQRQHRDGETLFCEGDTATHWLLIESGCVEVVRFGHEGQELVFHCFQAGHSVAEAAMFMAHGRYPMTARTQGTTVVWRLSREAMHQACERHPALALRLLQDFSKRLYRYINEMQWLTTSSAPERLAAYLLRLPRTPQGEITLPLSQRQLAANLGIRAETLSRLLADWQTQSWLCGQRRSWTLLNASPLRDLAFGSARPF; encoded by the coding sequence ATGACATTTATCAACAACGGCTCCACACCATCAGAACTTATCCCGCTGATTGCGACCTTGCCTGCCCTTGGGGGGCTTGACCCTGCGGTGCTGGAATCACTGGCACAAGGCGCCCAGCAGCGACAGCATCGCGATGGCGAAACACTGTTCTGCGAGGGCGACACAGCAACCCACTGGCTGCTGATAGAGAGCGGCTGCGTCGAGGTAGTGCGCTTTGGTCACGAGGGGCAAGAGTTGGTGTTCCACTGTTTTCAGGCCGGACACAGCGTGGCCGAGGCGGCCATGTTCATGGCGCACGGCCGTTATCCCATGACGGCGCGCACCCAAGGCACGACGGTTGTGTGGCGCCTAAGCCGCGAGGCGATGCACCAGGCTTGCGAGCGCCACCCGGCATTGGCCCTGAGGCTGCTGCAAGACTTCAGCAAGCGGCTCTACCGCTACATCAATGAAATGCAATGGCTCACCACCAGCAGCGCACCAGAGCGTCTGGCCGCCTACCTGCTGCGGCTACCGCGCACGCCGCAGGGAGAGATCACGCTCCCCTTGAGCCAGCGCCAGCTGGCTGCCAACTTGGGCATTCGCGCTGAGACGCTGAGCCGCTTGCTCGCCGACTGGCAGACCCAAAGCTGGCTATGCGGCCAACGGCGGAGCTGGACGCTGCTCAACGCATCACCACTGCGCGACCTGGCCTTTGGGAGTGCTCGGCCTTTTTAA
- a CDS encoding TonB-dependent receptor domain-containing protein, with the protein MAQVAMAQDASPLKPELPAVTVQSSRDSAPVPMVDGVDAERARLARVPGGTNLVEPQQQNRVATLRDALDYQPGIVIQDFFGGTDQPRLSIRGSGIQSNPVNRGVLLLQDGLPLNEADGSFIIGFLEPRNAALVSARRGANALTPGATTLGGELDFVSLTGAQERGRVRAEAGSYGRQALQAAVGGVGERFDSRISASSDRFDGYRHHSASSRDSVQANLGFQGNGSFENRTYLSWTDLSFQIPSVVPKDRIASNPRGVMGDGVTAQDQLLNVYKRDPRRAADQLRLANRSRWGSDALRQELGVYWQDTDDLFNNQTNYTVTHSRTVGAQWQASGRPAGEQGAWGWRTGVSWAQSDMQRDLYATSPVNGQQLQRFGAYDLDASNVQALAALDWRVAADWTVVGSVQWSHLTRDAASRTSAAQADQDWTFATPKVGVNWAATPTTRLWANLSRSHEAPTYWEIVSATVAANSPATASAELVRLAAQRATTLEVGGEGQWGEGARPVRWSAAAYRSILADELISTTDANGIKVGTYNYRGGTLHQGLELGLAGAQPLLGGVLDWRASWTLSDYRFRGGVYAGKQIAGVPRHLINAELMLRQGAWRVGPNLRWLPVDTPTDHANTPGAEQDGYALLGIKLEWAQGPWAAYLQADNLTDRRYASSYAIRNQATAAQPGYLPGVGRSLTAGVTYKF; encoded by the coding sequence ATGGCCCAGGTTGCGATGGCTCAGGACGCGTCGCCTTTGAAGCCAGAGTTGCCTGCGGTCACTGTCCAATCCAGCCGGGATAGCGCTCCTGTCCCCATGGTTGACGGTGTGGATGCGGAGCGCGCTCGCCTGGCGCGTGTGCCTGGTGGAACGAACTTGGTGGAGCCCCAGCAGCAAAACCGAGTGGCCACCTTGCGCGATGCGCTGGACTATCAACCGGGCATCGTGATCCAGGACTTCTTTGGGGGCACCGATCAGCCGCGCCTGAGCATTCGGGGCTCGGGCATTCAAAGCAACCCGGTCAACCGAGGGGTGTTGCTGCTGCAAGATGGCCTGCCGCTGAACGAGGCCGATGGCTCATTCATCATCGGCTTTTTGGAGCCGCGCAACGCTGCGTTGGTCAGTGCGCGCCGGGGGGCGAATGCGCTCACCCCGGGGGCCACTACGTTGGGGGGCGAGCTGGATTTTGTATCGCTGACTGGCGCCCAGGAACGCGGTCGCGTGCGTGCCGAGGCGGGCAGCTATGGCCGCCAGGCTTTGCAGGCGGCAGTGGGCGGGGTGGGGGAGCGGTTTGACAGCCGTATCTCGGCCAGCAGCGATCGGTTTGATGGCTACCGCCACCACTCTGCGTCCAGCCGTGACAGCGTGCAAGCGAACCTGGGTTTTCAGGGCAATGGCAGTTTTGAAAACCGCACTTACCTGAGTTGGACCGACCTGTCGTTTCAGATTCCGAGCGTGGTGCCCAAAGACCGCATTGCGTCTAACCCGCGCGGCGTGATGGGGGATGGCGTGACGGCGCAAGACCAGCTGCTGAACGTGTACAAGCGCGACCCGCGCCGTGCGGCGGACCAACTGCGACTGGCCAATCGCTCGCGCTGGGGCTCAGACGCCTTGCGCCAGGAGCTGGGGGTGTACTGGCAAGACACCGATGATCTGTTCAACAACCAAACCAACTACACCGTGACCCACAGCCGCACGGTGGGCGCGCAGTGGCAGGCCAGCGGGCGGCCCGCTGGCGAGCAGGGGGCCTGGGGCTGGCGCACCGGGGTGTCGTGGGCGCAAAGCGACATGCAGCGCGATCTGTACGCCACCAGCCCCGTCAATGGCCAGCAGTTGCAGCGCTTTGGCGCCTACGACCTGGACGCCAGCAATGTGCAGGCGCTGGCAGCGCTGGACTGGCGCGTGGCAGCGGACTGGACGGTGGTGGGCAGCGTGCAATGGAGCCACCTGACGCGTGATGCCGCCAGCCGCACCAGCGCTGCGCAGGCTGATCAAGACTGGACATTTGCCACTCCCAAGGTGGGAGTGAACTGGGCGGCCACCCCTACCACCCGCCTGTGGGCCAACCTGAGCCGCAGCCACGAGGCCCCCACGTATTGGGAGATCGTGAGCGCCACCGTGGCGGCCAACAGCCCCGCCACCGCCAGCGCCGAGCTGGTGCGCCTGGCTGCGCAGCGCGCCACCACGCTGGAGGTAGGGGGCGAGGGTCAGTGGGGCGAGGGTGCACGGCCCGTGCGCTGGAGCGCGGCGGCTTACCGCAGCATCTTGGCCGATGAGCTGATCTCCACCACCGATGCCAATGGCATCAAGGTGGGCACCTACAACTACCGTGGCGGCACCTTGCACCAGGGGCTGGAGCTGGGGCTAGCAGGCGCGCAGCCACTGCTGGGCGGTGTGCTGGATTGGCGCGCCAGCTGGACGCTGAGCGACTACCGTTTTCGCGGTGGGGTGTATGCCGGCAAACAGATTGCAGGCGTGCCGCGCCACCTCATCAATGCAGAGCTGATGCTGCGCCAAGGCGCGTGGCGTGTGGGGCCCAACCTGCGTTGGTTGCCGGTGGATACGCCGACAGACCACGCCAATACGCCGGGCGCCGAGCAAGACGGCTATGCGCTGCTGGGCATCAAGCTGGAATGGGCGCAAGGGCCCTGGGCCGCCTACCTGCAGGCCGATAACCTGACCGACCGCCGCTATGCCAGCAGCTACGCCATTCGCAACCAGGCCACAGCAGCGCAGCCCGGCTATTTGCCAGGCGTGGGGCGCAGCCTGACGGCCGGGGTGACCTACAAATTCTGA
- a CDS encoding ABC transporter substrate-binding protein: MHSRFFIPQATPSRRQALALLTLPVAAPLASPSWAAGVAAAATAPLPQITLAGPPALVSAPLMHMAQSNALQGVAQRTVFTAWRDPDQLRMMAMGGKTDVLAMPSNVAANLHNRGAGVTLLNISTWGALWVVTRDAQRKALADFKGEEIAVPFRGDMPDIVLQVLAAKQGLDVQRDFRIRYVPTPMEAMQLLITRRVSHALLTEPGVSLALRKTQSFPVGLAAPTLHRGADLQQEWGRVFARAPRLPQAGIAAVGALREQPAVLAAVAQAYARSVAWCRANPMECGQMMHRYIDLLTPEAVADAVSTSQLDAVPALAARGDLEFFFTQLMARNAALVGGKLPEAGFYAAPASA; the protein is encoded by the coding sequence ATGCATTCCCGCTTCTTCATCCCTCAGGCCACACCGTCGCGCCGCCAGGCGCTGGCCCTGCTGACCCTGCCGGTCGCTGCGCCGCTGGCATCGCCATCCTGGGCGGCTGGTGTTGCTGCAGCAGCGACGGCGCCCTTGCCGCAAATCACGCTGGCCGGGCCGCCCGCCCTGGTGTCAGCACCGCTGATGCACATGGCGCAATCCAATGCGCTGCAAGGCGTGGCTCAGCGCACGGTGTTTACCGCCTGGCGCGACCCCGATCAGCTGCGCATGATGGCCATGGGTGGCAAGACCGACGTGCTGGCCATGCCCAGCAACGTGGCCGCCAACTTGCACAACCGGGGGGCTGGGGTCACGCTGCTCAACATCTCCACCTGGGGCGCGCTGTGGGTCGTCACGCGCGACGCGCAGCGCAAGGCGCTGGCCGACTTCAAGGGCGAGGAAATCGCCGTGCCCTTCCGGGGCGACATGCCCGACATCGTGCTGCAGGTGCTGGCCGCCAAGCAAGGGCTGGATGTGCAGCGTGACTTCCGCATCCGCTACGTGCCCACGCCCATGGAGGCCATGCAGCTGCTCATCACACGCCGCGTGTCGCACGCGCTGCTGACCGAGCCGGGCGTGTCGCTGGCGCTGCGCAAAACGCAGTCGTTTCCGGTAGGGTTGGCGGCGCCCACGCTGCACCGTGGGGCGGATTTACAGCAGGAGTGGGGGCGTGTTTTTGCCCGAGCTCCGCGCCTGCCCCAGGCGGGGATTGCGGCAGTGGGCGCACTGCGCGAGCAGCCAGCCGTCTTGGCTGCAGTGGCGCAGGCCTACGCCCGCTCCGTGGCTTGGTGCCGCGCCAATCCGATGGAGTGCGGTCAGATGATGCATCGGTATATCGATTTGCTCACCCCGGAAGCCGTCGCAGATGCGGTTTCCACCAGCCAGCTCGACGCCGTGCCCGCCCTTGCCGCTCGGGGTGATTTGGAGTTTTTCTTTACCCAGCTCATGGCGCGCAACGCCGCCTTGGTGGGGGGCAAGTTGCCTGAAGCGGGGTTTTACGCCGCCCCAGCATCCGCCTGA
- a CDS encoding cupin domain-containing protein: MSFGTRVRLCAAATLLAGLAPAWAADVFVQTPDQAAWQADKKTQRVDVHADAAHQVVTRRVRIAPGTDLPPHTHAQGYRLVTVISGTLLLGFGDQFDEAALRPMPPGSVFSEPAGHKHFARTQQEPVVLQLTEVGGQK; this comes from the coding sequence ATGTCTTTTGGAACCCGAGTTCGTCTGTGTGCCGCTGCGACTTTGCTGGCGGGGCTGGCCCCCGCATGGGCCGCCGACGTGTTTGTGCAAACCCCAGACCAAGCCGCCTGGCAGGCCGACAAGAAAACGCAGCGCGTGGACGTGCATGCCGACGCGGCCCACCAAGTGGTGACGCGGCGCGTGCGCATTGCCCCGGGCACCGATTTGCCGCCGCACACCCACGCGCAGGGCTACCGCTTGGTCACCGTCATCAGCGGCACGCTGCTGCTGGGCTTTGGCGACCAGTTTGACGAGGCCGCACTCAGGCCCATGCCGCCGGGCAGCGTGTTTTCAGAGCCCGCAGGGCACAAGCACTTTGCACGCACCCAGCAAGAGCCCGTAGTGCTGCAACTGACCGAAGTAGGAGGCCAAAAATGA
- a CDS encoding TonB-dependent siderophore receptor: MTQAHRPQVSRRTLQHTALALATMALCGAVQAQGQVQGQDSAAATAAAKALPSVTVTATLNEQDARTAPASVTVIDREELANRNATDLLDAVRGAPGLTLSPRQVGGRKTLALRGLEGKHTLTLIDGRRISASDDVVGHSDYQYGWLPMSAIERIEVIRGPMSALYGSEALGGVVNLITRQPKDRWMGSVSLSGSNPTSSSEGESTGTASVFATGPVGERLTLRVNGEVAHSAPVADRKDARNSEIEGRHSQAGGVAATFAIDAQQSIEAGWTGGNERRFYDTVSSTKGGYRSTYDIDRSQAHVGWQGRFDGWRGRVQAYRSEIDIVNSASNGVAATRPQNLLDEVIDGHATFKLGSHQVTFGGEWRDETLTNAGLTTGRDSATHKALFVQDEVALGSSLMLTGGLRADNHELFGSEVSPRAYLVWEASPALVVKGGFGHAFKAPTLKQISPNYVGAEGPHTFKGNANVKPESSNSFEIGADWQAAPNWTLRATAFNTEVKDLITYRLLSTVGTRRTYLYDNVDAARIRGLELGAVWQATPQWAWSNDLTLLNTRDKTTGKKLADRPSSSLTSRLEWKNASGWSARVGGEFIGSQTATDGVKLPSYALWSASVGKHIALGDQRKLVLRAGLENIGNVNLAEKSDSFGYAERARRLFVSARVDF, translated from the coding sequence ATGACCCAAGCACACCGCCCCCAGGTTTCCAGGCGCACCCTGCAGCACACCGCATTGGCGCTGGCCACCATGGCCTTGTGCGGCGCAGTGCAAGCCCAGGGACAAGTTCAGGGGCAGGACAGTGCCGCAGCAACGGCCGCTGCCAAGGCGCTGCCATCGGTCACCGTCACGGCCACCCTGAACGAGCAGGACGCGCGCACCGCGCCCGCCAGCGTCACGGTGATTGACCGCGAGGAGCTGGCCAACCGCAACGCCACCGATTTGCTGGACGCCGTGCGCGGTGCGCCGGGCCTCACGCTTTCGCCGCGCCAGGTGGGTGGGCGCAAGACACTGGCCTTGCGCGGGCTGGAGGGCAAGCACACGCTCACGCTGATCGATGGGCGGCGCATCAGCGCCTCTGATGATGTGGTGGGGCATTCGGACTACCAATACGGCTGGCTGCCCATGTCGGCCATTGAGCGCATCGAGGTCATTCGCGGCCCCATGTCGGCGCTGTATGGCTCTGAGGCGCTGGGCGGTGTGGTCAACCTCATCACGCGCCAGCCCAAAGACCGCTGGATGGGCTCGGTCAGCCTCTCGGGCAGCAACCCCACCAGCTCCAGCGAGGGGGAATCCACGGGCACGGCATCGGTGTTTGCCACCGGCCCGGTGGGCGAGCGGCTGACGCTGCGCGTGAATGGCGAGGTGGCGCACAGCGCGCCCGTGGCCGACCGCAAGGATGCGCGCAACTCCGAGATCGAGGGGCGCCATTCGCAGGCGGGGGGCGTGGCGGCCACCTTTGCCATCGATGCGCAGCAGTCCATCGAGGCGGGTTGGACTGGCGGCAATGAGCGCCGCTTTTACGACACCGTGTCGTCCACCAAAGGCGGCTACCGCAGCACCTATGACATCGATCGCTCGCAGGCCCATGTGGGCTGGCAGGGCCGCTTTGATGGTTGGCGCGGTCGTGTGCAGGCCTACCGCAGTGAGATCGACATCGTCAACTCGGCCAGCAATGGGGTGGCGGCCACGCGCCCGCAAAACCTGCTTGACGAAGTTATTGACGGGCACGCCACCTTCAAGCTGGGTAGCCACCAGGTGACCTTTGGGGGCGAATGGCGTGACGAAACCTTGACCAACGCTGGCCTGACCACGGGCCGCGACTCGGCCACGCACAAGGCGCTGTTTGTGCAAGACGAGGTGGCGCTGGGCTCATCGCTGATGTTGACCGGCGGGCTGCGCGCCGACAACCACGAGCTCTTCGGCAGCGAGGTGAGCCCGCGCGCTTACCTGGTATGGGAGGCCAGCCCGGCGCTGGTGGTCAAAGGCGGCTTTGGCCACGCCTTCAAAGCGCCCACACTCAAGCAGATTTCGCCCAACTACGTGGGAGCCGAAGGGCCTCACACATTCAAGGGCAATGCCAACGTGAAGCCCGAGTCGTCCAACTCGTTCGAGATCGGGGCCGACTGGCAGGCTGCGCCCAATTGGACGCTGCGCGCCACCGCGTTCAATACCGAGGTCAAAGACCTCATCACCTACCGCCTGCTGAGCACCGTGGGCACGCGGCGCACCTACCTCTATGACAACGTGGATGCAGCCCGTATTCGGGGGCTGGAGCTGGGTGCGGTGTGGCAGGCAACGCCCCAATGGGCCTGGAGCAACGACCTCACGCTGCTCAACACCCGCGACAAAACCACCGGCAAGAAGCTGGCCGACCGCCCGTCCAGCAGCCTGACCTCGCGCCTGGAGTGGAAGAACGCCTCGGGCTGGAGCGCCCGTGTGGGCGGTGAGTTCATCGGCAGCCAGACGGCCACCGATGGCGTCAAGTTGCCTTCCTACGCGCTGTGGAGCGCCAGCGTGGGCAAGCACATTGCGCTGGGCGACCAACGCAAGCTGGTGCTGCGCGCCGGACTGGAGAACATTGGCAACGTGAACCTGGCTGAAAAATCAGACAGCTTTGGCTACGCCGAGCGTGCGCGCCGCCTGTTCGTGTCGGCGCGTGTGGATTTTTGA
- the cobN gene encoding cobaltochelatase subunit CobN: MSLLRRWLVLCLLALLPWGAAQAASVLFITTSNVPPGKFRLLADMARPHGIDVQVRYLGKIPADADAGLFQGQDMVFFDTYQQEDVRQHLMRALPGLRAPHAWLYDARPAWGGGVDEALGKRLSLYYSNGGRQNMQAFMATVAAFLKGHSAQGVPEPVIFPKTAVYHPRAPSQVFADPLAYLRWAGVDPADPRRRPVVALAVHQQYIASVQADYIDDLIARIEAGGAVALPFYSPMMDAGALDRMLRPGGKALADVLINTQIMLLPEMRRAEFERLGIPVLQAMTYRRGDTAHWQANPQGVPLMDVPFYLAQAELAGVTDIQVASASGAGDAPIATIAAQADAVVGKALRLVALQRKPNANKRLSVFFWNYPPGEKNLSASFLNVPRSLQTTLAALRAQGYDTEVPSEPELIAKLQRLLAPAYRAGELEPLLREGLAATVPVARYRAWLNAQPAAVQAALRDRWGEPEASGMVLRQGGQAVFVVPRLMLGKIAVLPQPPRGERWEPKEKALYHSSSAWPSHYYLAAYLWAREQQASDALVHFGTHGSQEWLPGKERGLSVTDPGMLAVGDLPVAYPYIADNIGEAQQAKRRGRAVIISHQTPPFKPAGLHQALTHLHDLLHAWLAQDEGVVKDKIKADLLAAAAKERIDRDMGWTPERARAEFPAFVDALHNQLHELAETAQPLGLHTLGRAPEAQHRLATVLLMLGRPFWEAAALHAGIPAADVDEALLADYDKLPGTAPYQLLQRHVVQGESTQGLSAPLRETLDKARTWYAAIGADQELPALLTVLAGRHLPTSYGGDPIKNPDAYPTGRNLYGFDPSRVPTKQAWAAGKEAAEQLIAEHRRLTGQQPKKLAVSLWSVETMRHQGLLEAQALWLLGTEPVWDEGGRVTGVKLVPRGVLGRERVDVVLSATGLYRDHFPNTMKILAQAAQLAARAAGDDDEANPVAAHTRAIAARLRAQGLPDQAAQAAAETRIYSSESGKYGTGLDDATLATDTWKGKQEGDRKLAQLYLSRMQFAYGADESTWGSLQGGDLKGQDGQPINLYAEHLRGTEGAVLSRTSNTYGMLTTDDPFQYLGGIGLAVRHLDGKAPQLYISNLRGAGSGRVEGAAQFLAKELATRQFHPGYIKGLMDEGYAGTLQVLDATNNFWGWTAVAREIVRDDQWQEMVDVYVRDKHQLGLKQWFEAHNPHALAQNIERMLEAARQGYWQADAHTVAELKDRWRDLAQRFDVRTDNAAFERFVGAGQGTAGFGLNLGRQPADAAAAAAQSAAAPPPAAEAAPAAPPPPPPPISGMRLEQVADTPPAPGANTWQTLWVALVLGAFMLGGGGWQRRYSFQAKLASSA, from the coding sequence ATGTCCCTTCTTCGCCGCTGGCTGGTGCTGTGCCTACTGGCGCTTTTGCCTTGGGGGGCGGCGCAGGCGGCCTCGGTGCTGTTCATCACCACCTCCAACGTGCCCCCGGGCAAGTTCCGTCTGCTGGCCGACATGGCGCGCCCGCACGGTATCGACGTGCAGGTTCGCTACCTGGGCAAGATCCCGGCCGACGCCGATGCCGGGCTGTTCCAGGGGCAGGACATGGTGTTCTTCGACACCTACCAGCAAGAAGACGTGCGCCAGCACCTGATGCGCGCGCTGCCTGGTTTGCGCGCGCCCCACGCCTGGCTGTACGACGCACGCCCCGCCTGGGGCGGCGGGGTGGATGAGGCGCTGGGCAAGCGCCTGTCGCTGTACTACAGCAACGGCGGGCGGCAGAACATGCAGGCTTTTATGGCCACCGTGGCCGCCTTTTTGAAGGGGCACAGCGCGCAGGGCGTGCCTGAACCGGTGATCTTCCCCAAGACGGCGGTGTACCACCCGCGCGCGCCCAGCCAGGTGTTTGCCGACCCGCTGGCCTACCTGCGCTGGGCGGGTGTGGACCCTGCAGACCCCCGGCGCCGCCCCGTGGTGGCGCTGGCCGTGCACCAGCAGTACATCGCCTCGGTGCAGGCCGACTACATCGACGACCTCATTGCTCGCATCGAAGCGGGCGGTGCGGTTGCTCTTCCCTTTTACAGCCCCATGATGGACGCGGGCGCCCTGGACCGCATGCTCCGCCCCGGCGGCAAAGCGTTGGCCGACGTGCTCATCAACACCCAGATCATGCTGTTGCCGGAAATGCGCCGCGCCGAGTTTGAGCGGCTGGGCATCCCCGTGCTGCAGGCCATGACCTACCGGCGCGGCGACACGGCGCACTGGCAGGCGAACCCCCAGGGCGTGCCGCTGATGGACGTGCCCTTTTACCTGGCGCAGGCCGAACTGGCGGGCGTGACCGACATCCAGGTCGCCTCGGCCAGCGGCGCGGGTGATGCGCCCATCGCCACCATTGCCGCGCAGGCCGACGCCGTGGTGGGCAAGGCGCTGCGCCTGGTGGCGCTGCAGCGCAAGCCCAATGCCAACAAGCGCCTGTCGGTCTTCTTCTGGAACTACCCGCCGGGCGAGAAGAACCTCTCGGCCTCCTTCCTCAACGTGCCGCGCAGCCTGCAGACCACGCTGGCCGCGCTGCGCGCCCAGGGCTACGACACCGAGGTGCCGTCCGAGCCCGAACTCATCGCCAAACTGCAGCGCCTGCTGGCCCCCGCCTACCGCGCGGGCGAGCTGGAACCCCTGCTGCGCGAGGGCCTGGCCGCCACCGTGCCCGTGGCCCGCTACCGCGCCTGGCTGAATGCGCAGCCCGCCGCCGTGCAGGCCGCATTGCGCGATCGCTGGGGCGAGCCCGAGGCTTCCGGCATGGTGCTGCGCCAGGGCGGCCAGGCCGTGTTCGTGGTGCCGCGCCTCATGCTGGGCAAGATCGCTGTGTTGCCCCAGCCACCGCGTGGCGAGCGTTGGGAGCCCAAGGAAAAAGCCCTCTACCACTCCAGCAGCGCCTGGCCCTCGCACTACTACCTGGCGGCCTACCTGTGGGCACGCGAGCAGCAGGCCAGCGACGCGCTGGTGCACTTCGGCACGCACGGCAGCCAGGAATGGCTGCCCGGCAAGGAGCGCGGCCTCTCGGTGACCGACCCCGGCATGCTCGCCGTGGGCGACCTGCCCGTGGCCTACCCCTACATCGCCGACAACATCGGCGAGGCCCAGCAGGCCAAGCGCCGGGGCCGCGCCGTCATCATCAGCCACCAGACGCCGCCCTTCAAACCCGCCGGGCTGCACCAGGCGCTCACCCACCTGCACGACCTGCTGCACGCCTGGCTGGCGCAGGACGAGGGCGTGGTCAAAGACAAGATCAAGGCCGATCTGCTGGCCGCCGCCGCCAAGGAGCGCATTGACCGCGACATGGGCTGGACGCCGGAGCGCGCCCGCGCCGAGTTCCCCGCCTTCGTCGATGCCCTGCACAACCAACTGCACGAGCTGGCCGAAACCGCCCAGCCCTTGGGCCTGCACACCCTGGGCCGCGCGCCCGAGGCGCAGCACCGCCTGGCCACCGTGCTGCTGATGCTGGGCCGCCCGTTCTGGGAGGCCGCCGCACTGCATGCGGGCATTCCTGCCGCCGACGTGGACGAAGCCCTGCTGGCCGACTACGACAAGCTCCCCGGCACCGCGCCCTACCAGTTGCTGCAACGCCATGTGGTGCAGGGCGAAAGCACCCAGGGCTTGAGCGCCCCGCTGCGCGAGACTTTGGACAAAGCCCGCACCTGGTACGCTGCCATCGGCGCCGACCAGGAGCTGCCCGCGCTGCTCACCGTGCTGGCGGGCCGCCACCTGCCCACGTCCTACGGCGGCGACCCCATCAAGAACCCCGACGCCTATCCCACGGGCCGCAACCTCTACGGCTTCGACCCCTCGCGCGTGCCCACCAAGCAGGCCTGGGCGGCAGGCAAGGAGGCAGCCGAGCAGCTCATTGCCGAGCACCGCCGCCTGACGGGCCAGCAGCCCAAAAAGCTCGCCGTGTCGCTGTGGTCGGTGGAGACCATGCGCCACCAGGGCCTGCTCGAAGCCCAAGCCCTGTGGCTGCTGGGCACCGAGCCCGTGTGGGACGAGGGCGGCCGCGTCACCGGCGTCAAGCTGGTGCCGCGCGGCGTGCTGGGCCGCGAGCGCGTGGACGTGGTGCTGTCGGCCACCGGCCTGTACCGCGACCACTTCCCCAACACCATGAAGATCCTCGCCCAGGCCGCGCAACTGGCCGCCCGCGCCGCGGGCGATGACGACGAGGCCAACCCCGTGGCCGCGCACACCCGCGCCATCGCCGCGCGCCTGCGCGCCCAGGGCCTGCCCGACCAGGCCGCGCAGGCGGCGGCCGAAACGCGCATCTATTCGTCCGAATCGGGCAAGTACGGCACCGGCCTGGACGACGCCACGCTCGCCACCGACACCTGGAAGGGCAAGCAGGAGGGCGACCGCAAGCTCGCGCAGCTGTACCTCTCGCGCATGCAGTTCGCCTACGGCGCCGATGAATCCACCTGGGGCAGCCTGCAGGGCGGTGACCTCAAGGGCCAGGACGGCCAGCCGATCAACCTCTACGCCGAGCACCTGCGCGGCACCGAGGGCGCGGTGCTTTCGCGCACGTCCAACACCTACGGCATGCTCACCACCGACGACCCGTTCCAGTACCTGGGCGGCATCGGCCTGGCCGTGCGCCACCTGGACGGCAAGGCGCCGCAGCTCTACATCAGCAACCTGCGCGGCGCCGGTAGTGGCCGCGTGGAAGGCGCGGCGCAGTTTTTGGCCAAAGAGCTGGCCACGCGCCAGTTCCACCCCGGCTACATCAAAGGGCTGATGGACGAGGGTTATGCCGGCACGCTGCAGGTGCTGGACGCCACCAACAACTTCTGGGGCTGGACGGCCGTGGCGCGCGAGATCGTGCGCGACGACCAGTGGCAGGAGATGGTGGACGTCTATGTGCGCGACAAGCACCAGCTGGGCCTGAAGCAATGGTTCGAGGCGCACAACCCGCATGCGCTGGCGCAGAACATCGAGCGCATGCTCGAAGCCGCACGCCAGGGCTACTGGCAGGCCGACGCCCACACCGTGGCCGAGCTGAAAGACCGCTGGCGCGACCTGGCCCAGCGTTTTGACGTGCGCACCGACAACGCGGCCTTCGAGCGCTTTGTGGGCGCAGGCCAGGGCACGGCAGGCTTTGGCCTGAACCTGGGCCGCCAGCCTGCCGATGCTGCCGCCGCAGCAGCGCAGAGCGCGGCTGCGCCGCCGCCCGCCGCCGAAGCCGCCCCCGCCGCTCCGCCCCCACCCCCGCCGCCCATCAGCGGCATGCGGCTGGAGCAGGTGGCCGACACGCCGCCCGCGCCCGGCGCCAACACTTGGCAGACGCTGTGGGTGGCTCTGGTGCTGGGCGCCTTCATGCTGGGTGGCGGCGGGTGGCAGCGGCGTTATTCTTTTCAAGCAAAATTGGCCTCTAGCGCTTGA